In the Chryseobacterium sp. MYb264 genome, one interval contains:
- a CDS encoding NADH:flavin oxidoreductase/NADH oxidase: MNLFTPIQLRNLTLKNRIALSPMQQYSATKGVPGNWHMVHLGSRAVGGAGLILTECTAVSPEGLATLHDTGIWNDEQKIAWKNIVDFVHEQDTKIGIQLWHSGAKGSLKHPNERMKPLTDEEGAWKVKSSSATEINGVTPEELTIAEIQELKVKFTDAALRAVDAGFDTIELHAGHGYLFHQFYSSVINKREDEYGGSFDNRIRFLVETVQEVRKVIPEGMPLLVRISAVDYIDSEEAWKLEDSIALSKILKDNGVDFITASGGGFTNVSKDKVHPGYQVPFAEAIKKQIGILTGAVGLITEASQANEIIENGHADLVLIAREHLRDPYFAIHAAKKLGLETEIPWQYKRAF, encoded by the coding sequence ATGAACTTATTTACCCCCATACAACTACGCAATCTCACATTAAAAAACAGGATTGCGCTCTCTCCCATGCAGCAATACAGCGCTACAAAGGGAGTTCCCGGAAACTGGCACATGGTACATCTTGGAAGCCGTGCCGTGGGTGGTGCCGGACTTATTCTTACCGAATGTACAGCAGTCTCTCCTGAAGGTTTAGCCACTTTGCACGATACCGGAATCTGGAATGACGAACAAAAAATAGCATGGAAAAATATTGTTGATTTCGTTCACGAACAGGACACTAAAATCGGAATTCAACTGTGGCATTCGGGAGCAAAAGGAAGCCTTAAACATCCTAACGAACGCATGAAACCCTTAACCGACGAAGAAGGTGCATGGAAAGTAAAATCATCTTCTGCAACAGAAATAAATGGCGTTACTCCTGAAGAACTGACGATTGCTGAAATTCAGGAATTAAAAGTAAAATTTACGGATGCCGCTCTTCGTGCTGTAGATGCGGGTTTTGATACGATCGAACTCCATGCAGGGCACGGTTATCTGTTTCATCAGTTTTATTCATCAGTCATTAATAAACGTGAAGATGAATATGGCGGAAGCTTCGACAACAGAATACGATTTCTGGTAGAAACCGTTCAGGAAGTCCGAAAAGTAATTCCCGAAGGAATGCCTTTATTGGTAAGGATTTCGGCAGTTGATTATATTGATTCTGAAGAAGCCTGGAAACTTGAAGACAGCATCGCCCTTTCAAAAATTTTAAAAGATAATGGTGTAGATTTTATCACCGCTTCCGGTGGCGGATTTACCAACGTGAGCAAAGATAAGGTACATCCCGGCTACCAGGTCCCTTTTGCAGAAGCGATAAAAAAGCAGATTGGAATTTTAACCGGAGCGGTAGGTTTGATCACAGAAGCCAGTCAGGCCAATGAAATTATAGAAAACGGGCACGCAGATCTGGTACTCATCGCCAGAGAACATTTAAGGGATCCCTATTTCGCCATTCATGCGGCGAAAAAACTCGGTCTGGAAACAGAGATTCCGTGGCAGTATAAGAGAGCTTTTTAA
- a CDS encoding hybrid sensor histidine kinase/response regulator gives MGNKRFSYFIILTFIVGTLLLIAVQINSARNTKELIHNNNTLLNELRSSNHLREIDRDILGVESRIRASIATNDTTHLEGINQKINQIENFLDSLSKDNSDAEEERLIHRLSILAMEKKTTKETLLNRYLRLGNMDDNTSIANPRAREISNEITTITAKIYESRQKHMVELSKHSEEMGRKARIYDISLLVLLILSGSFVGFHILRQFKRQRLLINELDIAEKKASVAAQTKENFLANMSHEIRTPLSGILGFTNLLQKRPLDQTSSEFVSSIQSSGENLMTIINDILDLSKIEAGMMRITPGTFSINGLVNSVETLFLERAKEKKLAISSKVDATIPDTLIGDATRLTQILVNLIGNAIKFTHQGSISIEIYNKQLSENEVVVGFKISDTGIGIDKDKLNEVFERFNQGEDSTTRNYGGTGLGLSIVQKLILLQNGDIEVTSEQGKGTTFHFYIPYGISKEQLNTIPVVDTHYFKDKSNTPLRALVVDDNVINQSLMKHLLLQWNIDFDIVSNGLEAVSYLKEKSSDLVLMDIQMPQMDGYAATQEIREVLQLDIPIIAMTAHALAGERERCLSRGMNEYISKPIKEEELFKLISSFGLNSSIASDIQEEKEPVFQYIDLSYMKSISGGDQEFEQIITQQFIDNIPQHLDQLTSAYQKKDFTIVKLRAHDLKSSVAIMGLLPLLQEKLNLLETTTEENPLTEQYINDVKSIIQSALSEAEIFSKSLTKK, from the coding sequence ATGGGAAACAAACGGTTTAGTTATTTCATCATTCTTACATTTATTGTAGGGACTCTATTGCTGATCGCTGTTCAGATCAATTCAGCCAGAAATACGAAGGAACTGATTCATAATAATAATACTTTACTGAACGAACTTCGTTCCAGCAATCATTTACGCGAAATAGACCGCGATATTCTGGGTGTGGAAAGCAGAATACGAGCTTCGATTGCCACGAATGACACCACGCATCTGGAAGGAATTAACCAAAAGATCAATCAGATCGAAAACTTTCTGGACTCTTTATCTAAAGACAATTCTGATGCTGAAGAAGAGCGACTGATCCACAGGCTCAGTATTCTTGCCATGGAGAAGAAAACGACAAAGGAAACTCTTCTGAACCGTTACCTGAGATTAGGAAATATGGACGACAACACCTCCATCGCCAATCCGAGAGCAAGGGAGATCTCAAACGAAATCACCACGATCACTGCAAAAATCTATGAAAGCCGACAAAAGCACATGGTGGAACTCAGCAAACACAGCGAGGAAATGGGCAGAAAAGCCAGAATATACGATATCTCTTTGCTTGTATTATTGATTTTAAGCGGGTCATTTGTAGGATTTCACATTCTTCGTCAGTTCAAGAGACAACGTTTATTGATTAATGAACTGGATATTGCAGAGAAAAAAGCATCCGTGGCGGCTCAAACCAAAGAAAACTTTCTGGCGAATATGAGTCATGAGATCAGAACCCCTTTAAGCGGAATTTTGGGATTTACCAATTTGCTGCAAAAAAGACCATTAGATCAGACTTCTTCGGAATTTGTATCTTCTATTCAAAGTTCGGGAGAGAATTTAATGACGATCATTAATGATATTTTAGATCTCTCAAAAATTGAAGCCGGAATGATGCGGATTACTCCGGGAACCTTTAGCATCAATGGATTGGTAAATTCTGTGGAAACACTTTTTCTGGAAAGAGCAAAAGAAAAAAAACTGGCTATTTCCAGCAAAGTAGATGCTACCATTCCTGATACGTTAATTGGTGATGCTACCCGACTGACACAGATTTTGGTTAATTTAATTGGAAATGCCATCAAATTTACCCATCAGGGAAGCATCAGCATTGAGATTTATAATAAACAATTATCCGAAAACGAAGTGGTTGTCGGTTTTAAAATTTCGGATACCGGAATTGGAATCGATAAAGATAAACTGAATGAAGTGTTTGAAAGATTTAATCAGGGTGAAGACTCTACAACCCGTAATTATGGGGGAACAGGGCTCGGCTTATCCATCGTTCAGAAACTGATCCTGTTGCAAAACGGAGATATTGAAGTGACCAGCGAACAGGGAAAAGGAACGACTTTTCATTTCTATATTCCTTACGGTATTTCCAAAGAGCAATTAAATACAATTCCTGTTGTGGACACCCATTATTTTAAAGATAAATCAAATACCCCATTGCGTGCGCTTGTGGTAGATGATAATGTCATCAACCAAAGTTTAATGAAACATTTGCTTTTGCAGTGGAATATTGATTTTGATATTGTTTCCAATGGTTTGGAGGCAGTCAGTTATCTTAAAGAAAAAAGTTCAGATCTTGTATTAATGGACATCCAGATGCCACAAATGGACGGCTATGCTGCGACACAGGAAATCCGTGAAGTTTTACAACTGGATATCCCGATTATCGCAATGACGGCCCACGCACTTGCCGGAGAAAGAGAACGATGCCTGAGCCGTGGAATGAATGAATATATCTCTAAACCCATTAAAGAAGAAGAATTATTTAAACTGATTTCCAGTTTTGGGTTAAACAGTTCCATTGCATCAGATATACAAGAAGAAAAAGAACCTGTATTTCAATACATTGATCTTTCTTATATGAAATCGATCAGCGGAGGCGATCAGGAATTTGAACAAATTATCACCCAACAGTTTATTGATAACATTCCCCAGCATCTTGATCAGCTGACATCAGCCTATCAGAAAAAAGATTTTACCATCGTAAAATTAAGAGCACACGATTTAAAATCCAGTGTTGCCATCATGGGACTTCTCCCTCTATTACAGGAAAAACTGAATCTGTTGGAAACAACCACCGAAGAAAACCCTTTGACAGAACAATACATAAACGATGTGAAAAGCATCATTCAGTCAGCACTGTCTGAAGCTGAGATATTTTCTAAATCACTTACTAAAAAATAA
- a CDS encoding LytR/AlgR family response regulator transcription factor: MKALIVDDNEIARTTLAHLAKQIPGLTIISQYSNAIEAYHHLLKEQIDLIFLDIEMPEMTGIELTRNLSGRDIIIVFTSSKPEYALEAFELNIADYLLKPVTPARFLQAMSKAQAIAESRKENIQVSKEEFLFVRDSNITRRLKMDDIYYAEAMGDYVKFYTKEKNFVIHGTMKAAEERLPKEDFIRVHRSYIISLNKIDTLQDGGIMINGKFIPIADAYRKVLNTRMNVF, from the coding sequence ATGAAAGCCTTAATCGTTGATGATAATGAAATTGCAAGAACCACGCTGGCCCATCTGGCAAAGCAAATCCCGGGTCTTACCATTATCAGCCAATATTCCAATGCCATAGAAGCCTATCATCATTTGCTGAAGGAGCAGATAGATCTTATCTTTCTTGATATTGAAATGCCGGAAATGACCGGAATTGAATTAACGAGAAACCTTTCAGGACGAGATATCATCATCGTCTTTACCTCATCCAAACCGGAATACGCGCTGGAAGCATTTGAGCTCAATATTGCGGATTATCTACTCAAGCCGGTGACGCCAGCAAGGTTTCTACAGGCTATGAGCAAGGCGCAGGCCATTGCGGAAAGCCGTAAAGAAAACATTCAGGTGAGTAAAGAAGAATTTTTATTCGTTCGGGATTCCAATATCACGAGACGTCTGAAAATGGATGATATCTATTATGCAGAGGCCATGGGCGATTATGTAAAATTTTATACAAAAGAAAAAAATTTCGTCATCCACGGAACGATGAAAGCCGCAGAAGAACGTTTGCCCAAAGAAGATTTTATCCGCGTGCACCGTTCTTACATTATCTCACTAAATAAAATTGATACCCTACAGGACGGAGGCATTATGATCAACGGAAAATTCATTCCGATCGCCGATGCCTACAGAAAAGTTCTGAATACAAGAATGAATGTTTTTTAA
- a CDS encoding Dps family protein translates to MKAKIGITEANTQAVADQLAKLLADEFLLYTKTRNAHWNVTGDNFHAMHIFFENQYKQLDEMIDSVAERMRKIGHFAPATMKIYLELTHLTEYSDRTNDGLGYMKDLLSDHESIIDFLRENITPFAEQYKDFGTSDYITGLMETHEEMAWMIRSYFR, encoded by the coding sequence ATGAAAGCAAAAATCGGTATTACAGAAGCAAATACTCAAGCAGTAGCAGATCAATTGGCTAAATTATTAGCAGACGAATTTTTATTGTACACCAAAACAAGAAATGCACACTGGAACGTAACAGGGGATAATTTCCACGCCATGCACATCTTTTTTGAAAACCAGTACAAACAACTGGATGAAATGATAGACAGCGTTGCTGAACGTATGCGTAAAATAGGACATTTTGCCCCCGCCACTATGAAAATTTATCTTGAACTGACCCACCTTACAGAATACAGCGACCGAACCAACGATGGTTTGGGATATATGAAAGATTTGCTAAGCGATCATGAAAGCATCATTGATTTTTTACGTGAAAATATCACTCCGTTTGCAGAACAATATAAAGATTTCGGAACGAGTGACTACATCACAGGATTGATGGAAACACACGAAGAAATGGCATGGATGATCCGTTCTTACTTCAGATAA